In Chrysoperla carnea chromosome 2, inChrCarn1.1, whole genome shotgun sequence, the following proteins share a genomic window:
- the LOC123292532 gene encoding balbiani ring protein 3-like, translating to MASKKIVLTVSCLCLIFLQITTASSANKKKQSPKMILKKYHIYNDCEPRETLVKVSDLLFGYHKDSTPMYVTLKQCQGGSFHSPLTACQPTEFSNTTILVGFPKPNSDDIEKCYEYTIKEHKACDILCKTKSEHCRKEQYYDANNCSCECKNDMECDEPMIFDPKTCSCVCPNEEECTHGAIWIAKRCMCMLAYISEAGKKMLKPM from the exons ATGGCTTCAAAGAAGATAGTTCTTACAGTAAGTTGTTTATGTCTGATATTCTTACAAATAACAACTGCATCTTCTgccaataaaaaaa AACAGAGCCCAAAAatgatacttaaaaaatatcatatttataacgACTGCGAGCCACGCGAGACGTTGGTTAAAGTTTCAGATTTGCTATTTGGATATCATAAAGATTCG ACTCCTATGTACGTTACGTTAAAGCAATGCCAAGGTGGGTCGTTCCATAGTCCACTTACAGCATGCCAACCAACTGAATTTTCGAATACTACAATATTGGTGGGATTTCCAAAGCCTAACTCAGATGATATTGAAAAGTGTTATGAATATACTATTAAGGAACATAAAGCTTGTGATATCTTATGTAAGACTAAATCAGAACATTGCAGGAAGGAGCAATATTATGACGCAAACAATTGTTCATGTGAATGTAAAAATGATATGGAA tgTGATGAGCCAATGATATTTGACCCGAAAACATGCAGCTGTGTTTGTCCAAATGAAGAAGAGTGCACGCACGGTGCTATATGGATTGCAAAACGGTGCAT gtGTATGCTAGCATACATTAGTGAAGCAGGGAAAAAAATGCTGAAGCCCATGTAA